The Pectobacterium carotovorum genome includes a window with the following:
- the hemD gene encoding uroporphyrinogen-III synthase, with protein sequence MTILVTRPSPTGEQLVTRLRKLGYNAWHSPLIEFSPGRELARLPALLQALRADDLVFALSQHAIHYADPMLARAGISWPAHLAYYAIGRTTALALHKTSAHPVIYPPERETSETLLQLPELQNISGKRALLLRGNGGRELLGETLTERGVQVTYCECYQRRDVHYDGPEQSRHWQQIGIDKLVITSGEMLQRIYTLVPDYYRASWLLGCQLIVVSERLAEQARQLGWRDIRVADNADNDALVRALQ encoded by the coding sequence ATGACGATTCTGGTTACCCGTCCGTCACCAACTGGCGAACAACTGGTGACCCGTTTAAGAAAGCTTGGCTATAACGCCTGGCACAGTCCACTGATCGAATTTTCACCCGGACGAGAACTCGCTCGCCTGCCTGCTTTGTTACAGGCACTACGCGCCGACGATCTGGTGTTTGCGCTCTCACAACACGCGATTCACTACGCCGATCCGATGCTGGCACGAGCGGGCATCAGTTGGCCCGCCCATCTCGCTTATTATGCGATTGGCCGCACCACGGCACTGGCGCTGCATAAAACCAGCGCCCATCCGGTAATCTACCCTCCCGAACGCGAAACCAGCGAAACACTCCTGCAACTACCTGAACTGCAAAATATTTCCGGCAAGCGCGCATTATTACTGCGCGGCAACGGCGGCAGGGAACTGCTGGGAGAAACGCTAACTGAACGCGGCGTGCAGGTGACCTACTGCGAATGTTATCAGCGCAGAGACGTTCATTATGATGGGCCAGAGCAAAGCCGCCACTGGCAACAAATAGGCATCGACAAACTGGTGATCACCAGCGGAGAAATGCTACAACGGATCTATACTTTAGTACCTGATTACTATCGGGCTTCCTGGTTACTCGGCTGCCAATTGATCGTCGTCAGCGAACGGCTGGCAGAACAGGCTCGTCAGCTTGGCTGGCGCGATATCCGGGTCGCCGATAACGCCGATAACGATGCGCTCGTGCGCGCACTACAATAA
- the hemC gene encoding hydroxymethylbilane synthase — MLANIIRIATRQSPLALWQAQYVQQCLNRLYPDLHVELVPMVTRGDIILDTPLAKVGGKGLFVKELELALLEGRADIAVHSMKDVPVEFPDGLGLTTICERDDPRDAFVSNHYDSLEQLPKGSCVGTSSLRRQCQLRARRPDLVIRDLRGNVGTRLSKLDNGDYDAIILAVAGLKRLGLEERIRSALSPEDSLPAVGQGAIGIECRLNDDRIRQLLAPLNHSATAARVLAERAMNVRLEGGCQVPIGSYAELEGDTLWLRALVGAPDGSQMIVGERRGSVSDAEQIGIALAEELLAKGASAILQAVYHGSSSS, encoded by the coding sequence ATGTTAGCCAATATTATTAGAATTGCCACCCGACAAAGCCCGCTAGCCCTGTGGCAAGCACAATATGTACAGCAGTGTCTGAATCGCCTCTACCCGGATTTACACGTGGAACTGGTGCCGATGGTGACCCGCGGCGACATCATTCTGGATACACCACTGGCAAAGGTCGGCGGTAAGGGATTGTTTGTTAAAGAGCTGGAATTGGCACTGCTTGAAGGGCGCGCCGACATCGCCGTCCACTCCATGAAAGATGTACCCGTCGAATTCCCGGATGGCCTTGGCCTGACCACGATTTGCGAACGCGACGACCCGCGCGACGCTTTTGTTTCCAATCATTACGACAGCCTCGAACAGTTACCGAAAGGCAGCTGTGTTGGCACTTCCAGCCTGCGCCGCCAATGTCAGCTGCGCGCCCGACGCCCCGATCTGGTGATTCGTGATTTGCGCGGCAATGTCGGAACGCGCCTGTCAAAACTGGATAACGGCGACTATGACGCCATTATTCTTGCCGTCGCCGGTCTGAAACGCCTCGGCCTTGAAGAACGTATCCGCAGCGCCTTGAGCCCGGAAGACTCTCTGCCCGCCGTCGGACAAGGCGCTATCGGCATCGAATGCCGTTTAAATGACGATCGTATCCGCCAACTCCTTGCCCCACTCAATCACTCCGCTACCGCTGCCCGCGTTCTGGCTGAACGCGCCATGAATGTGCGTCTTGAAGGTGGCTGTCAGGTACCGATTGGCAGCTACGCCGAGCTGGAAGGCGATACGCTGTGGCTCCGTGCGCTGGTTGGCGCCCCGGACGGTAGCCAAATGATCGTCGGTGAACGTAGAGGAAGCGTCTCCGACGCCGAACAAATCGGTATTGCGCTGGCTGAAGAGCTATTAGCAAAAGGGGCCAGCGCTATCCTTCAGGCCGTTTATCACGGGTCGAGCTCATCATGA
- a CDS encoding class I adenylate cyclase, which yields MYFYIETLKQRLDAINQLRVDRALGAMKPAFQQVYSLLPILLHHHHPLMPGYLEGKVPHGICTHTPDEKQQQYLDGIALRWGQFDCSHPQGELPITGIYSMGSTSSIGQSCSSDLDIWVCHQSWLDSEERQLLQKKCTLLEQWAAAQGAEVSFFLMDESRFRHNESGSLSGEDCGTTQHILLLDEFYRTAVRMAGKRILWNMVPVEEESHYDEYVLSLYSQGALAPNEWMDLGGLSTLSAEEYFGASLWQLYKSIDSPYKAVLKTLLLEAYSWEYPDTSLLSTEIKKRLHDGEIVSFGLDPYCMMLDRVTHYLTAINDPTRLDLARRCFYLKVCEKLSREKACVGWRRQILSQLVQEWGWSDEHLAMLDNRANWKIEQVREAHNELLDAMMQTYRNLIRFARRNNLSVSASPQDIGVLTRKLYAAFEALPGKVTLLNPQISPDLSEPNLTFIYVPPGRANRSGWYLYNQAPSMDAIVSHQPLEYNRYLNKLVAWAYFNGLLTPSTRLYIKGNELCDITRLQALVDDVASHFPLRLPAPTPKALYSPCEIRHLAIIVNLEHDPTAAFRNQVVHFDFRHLDVFSFGQQQQCLVGSIDLLYRNSWNEVRTLHFSGEQAVLEALKTILGKMHQDAALPESLEVFCYSQHLRGLIRTRVQQLVSECIELRLTSTRQEPGRFKAVKVAGQTWGLFFERLSVSVQKLENAVEFYGAISNNKLQGQPVQVETNHVHLPPVVDGVASEGIIQFFFEDLTENQGFNIYILDESNRVEVYHHCEGSKEELVRDVSRFYSSSHDRFTYGSSFINFNLPQFYQIVQLDGRTQVIPFRSSALSHLCITPVVDDEMMTMKQRLQIL from the coding sequence TTGTACTTCTACATCGAGACTTTGAAGCAAAGACTGGATGCGATCAACCAACTGCGTGTTGACCGTGCTCTGGGAGCAATGAAACCCGCTTTTCAGCAGGTTTACAGTCTTCTGCCCATTTTATTACATCATCATCACCCGTTGATGCCCGGCTACCTTGAAGGCAAGGTGCCTCACGGTATCTGCACTCACACGCCTGATGAAAAACAACAACAGTACCTTGATGGCATTGCGCTGCGCTGGGGTCAGTTTGACTGTTCTCATCCGCAGGGCGAACTGCCGATCACGGGCATCTATTCCATGGGAAGCACCTCGTCTATCGGGCAGAGTTGTAGCTCCGATCTCGATATCTGGGTGTGTCACCAATCCTGGCTGGACAGCGAAGAACGCCAGCTCCTACAGAAGAAATGTACGCTGCTGGAGCAGTGGGCCGCAGCGCAGGGCGCTGAGGTCAGCTTCTTCCTGATGGATGAAAGCCGTTTCCGCCACAATGAAAGTGGCAGCCTGAGCGGTGAAGACTGCGGCACGACGCAGCATATTCTGTTACTCGACGAATTCTACCGTACCGCTGTGCGTATGGCGGGTAAACGCATCCTGTGGAACATGGTGCCGGTCGAAGAAGAATCTCACTACGACGAATATGTGCTGTCGCTGTATTCACAGGGGGCGCTGGCACCTAACGAGTGGATGGATTTAGGCGGCCTAAGTACGCTGTCGGCGGAAGAGTATTTCGGTGCGAGTCTCTGGCAGCTGTATAAAAGCATCGATTCTCCTTATAAAGCCGTACTGAAAACGCTGCTGCTGGAAGCCTATTCCTGGGAATACCCCGATACCAGCCTGCTGTCGACCGAAATTAAAAAACGTCTGCATGATGGCGAGATCGTCTCCTTCGGTCTGGATCCTTACTGCATGATGTTGGATCGCGTGACGCATTATCTGACGGCGATCAACGATCCCACGCGCCTCGATCTGGCGCGTCGGTGTTTCTACTTAAAAGTCTGTGAAAAGCTCTCCAGAGAAAAAGCCTGCGTTGGCTGGCGTCGCCAGATTCTGAGTCAACTGGTGCAAGAATGGGGCTGGAGCGACGAACATCTGGCGATGCTGGATAACCGCGCTAACTGGAAAATCGAACAGGTACGCGAAGCGCATAATGAACTGCTGGACGCGATGATGCAGACCTATCGCAACCTGATCCGCTTCGCCCGCCGTAATAACCTGAGCGTCAGCGCCAGCCCGCAGGATATCGGTGTCTTGACCCGTAAACTGTATGCCGCGTTTGAAGCGTTGCCAGGCAAAGTTACCCTGCTGAACCCACAAATTTCGCCCGATTTGTCGGAACCGAACTTAACCTTTATCTATGTTCCGCCGGGTCGTGCGAACCGTTCTGGCTGGTACCTGTACAATCAGGCGCCGTCGATGGATGCCATCGTCAGCCATCAGCCGCTGGAATATAACCGCTATCTGAACAAGCTGGTGGCGTGGGCATATTTTAATGGTCTGCTGACACCAAGCACGCGTCTGTACATTAAAGGCAACGAGCTGTGTGATATCACGCGCCTGCAAGCGCTGGTGGATGATGTCGCCAGCCACTTCCCGCTGCGACTGCCTGCACCCACGCCGAAGGCGCTGTACAGCCCGTGTGAAATTCGTCATCTGGCGATTATCGTCAATCTGGAACACGATCCGACGGCGGCTTTCCGCAATCAGGTCGTACATTTCGATTTCCGTCATCTGGATGTCTTTAGCTTCGGCCAGCAGCAGCAGTGTCTGGTCGGCAGTATCGACCTGTTATATCGCAACTCGTGGAACGAAGTGCGTACCCTGCATTTCAGCGGCGAGCAGGCTGTGTTGGAAGCACTGAAAACCATTCTGGGCAAAATGCACCAGGATGCGGCGCTGCCGGAATCACTGGAAGTGTTCTGCTACAGCCAGCACCTGCGCGGGCTGATTCGTACCCGTGTGCAGCAATTGGTGTCCGAATGCATTGAGCTGCGCCTGACCAGTACGCGCCAGGAACCGGGTCGCTTCAAAGCAGTGAAAGTGGCGGGTCAAACCTGGGGCTTGTTCTTCGAGCGGCTGAGCGTGTCGGTGCAGAAGCTGGAAAATGCGGTCGAATTTTATGGCGCGATTTCCAACAACAAGCTGCAAGGCCAGCCGGTTCAGGTTGAAACTAACCATGTACATTTACCGCCGGTGGTCGATGGCGTCGCCAGCGAAGGGATCATCCAATTCTTCTTTGAAGATCTGACAGAAAATCAGGGCTTTAATATCTATATTCTGGATGAATCGAATCGCGTTGAGGTGTATCACCACTGTGAAGGCAGTAAAGAAGAGCTGGTGCGCGATGTCAGCCGCTTCTATTCGTCTTCGCACGATCGCTTTACCTATGGTTCCAGCTTTATCAATTTCAACTTGCCGCAGTTCTACCAAATTGTGCAGTTGGACGGCCGCACGCAGGTGATCCCGTTCCGCAGTAGCGCGCTTTCTCATCTGTGCATCACGCCCGTGGTGGATGATGAGATGATGACAATGAAGCAGCGACTACAGATTTTATAA
- a CDS encoding MmgE/PrpD family protein, whose translation MTIARQLAHNLLEFSRQTFPADVLAHARTAVIDTLGVTLAGGIQDGAQKLRAVIVPSAAVGKSRIFGTDLTLNALDAALLNGTSAHLLDFDDSNSWLHGHISVAVLPALLALADEQEADGEAILHAYLCGYETAVRMGKAVSPFQYRNGWHPTTSVGIFAGVAACAVLLKLSEAETAIAFAITASLASGIKSNFGSQTKSLAVGHANRSAVMAVLLARQGYSAGDTAFEHHHGYFNVYNRAAENVDTTPLTEPWSAPSHILDPVKGNNFKYFPCCYAILAPLDGLLALREETGLAPESLERIQIAIHPIRFPHINIPAPDTPLAGKFSLHYCIARAWVQGKLMLDDFIDDAALHDPTTQSLMARVELICHDETTTHTAHVTLVAHDGNTYHRRVAGALGSSAENPLPDNLIAEKFIDCASQALPRTEALALYQRLLHDNYR comes from the coding sequence ATGACCATTGCCCGCCAGCTTGCCCATAATCTGCTGGAATTTTCTCGCCAGACGTTCCCTGCCGACGTATTGGCTCACGCACGAACCGCTGTGATTGACACGCTGGGCGTCACGCTCGCGGGAGGAATTCAGGACGGTGCACAAAAACTCAGGGCGGTGATAGTTCCCTCTGCTGCCGTGGGAAAGAGCAGGATTTTCGGTACCGATCTCACACTCAACGCGCTGGATGCAGCGTTATTAAACGGCACATCCGCGCATTTGCTCGACTTCGACGATTCCAACTCTTGGCTGCATGGACATATTTCCGTTGCCGTGCTGCCCGCACTGCTGGCATTGGCTGACGAGCAGGAAGCTGATGGCGAAGCGATCCTACACGCCTACCTGTGCGGCTATGAAACTGCGGTACGCATGGGCAAAGCCGTCAGCCCTTTTCAATATCGCAACGGTTGGCACCCGACAACGTCCGTCGGCATTTTCGCGGGCGTAGCCGCCTGCGCGGTACTGTTGAAGCTTAGCGAAGCAGAAACGGCAATCGCCTTTGCAATCACCGCATCGCTAGCCTCCGGCATAAAATCCAACTTTGGCAGCCAGACGAAATCACTGGCGGTCGGCCACGCCAACCGCAGCGCCGTCATGGCAGTATTATTGGCGCGTCAGGGATATAGTGCGGGAGATACCGCGTTTGAACATCACCACGGCTATTTCAACGTCTACAACCGCGCAGCTGAAAACGTCGACACCACGCCGTTAACCGAACCCTGGTCTGCACCGTCCCACATCCTCGACCCCGTAAAAGGCAATAATTTTAAATATTTCCCCTGCTGCTACGCCATTCTGGCACCGCTGGACGGGCTGCTGGCGCTGCGTGAGGAAACCGGGCTGGCTCCCGAGTCGCTGGAACGCATTCAGATTGCCATCCACCCCATCCGCTTTCCACATATCAACATTCCAGCACCGGATACGCCGCTGGCGGGGAAATTCAGCCTGCATTACTGCATTGCCCGCGCTTGGGTGCAAGGGAAGCTGATGCTGGATGATTTTATTGACGATGCAGCACTACACGACCCGACCACGCAGTCGCTGATGGCGCGCGTTGAGCTGATCTGCCATGACGAAACCACTACGCATACGGCGCACGTCACGCTGGTGGCTCATGACGGGAACACCTATCATCGTCGCGTGGCGGGCGCACTCGGCTCCAGCGCGGAGAACCCGCTGCCGGACAACCTGATTGCGGAGAAATTTATCGACTGCGCCAGTCAGGCGTTGCCGCGCACCGAGGCGCTGGCACTGTACCAACGTCTGCTGCACGACAATTATCGTTAA
- the hemY gene encoding protoheme IX biogenesis protein HemY — protein sequence MLKVLLLFLILIAGVVVGPMIAGHQGYVLIQTDNYDIQTSVTGLVIMLVLFFLAFLAVEWVLRRLFRTGSRTRGWFLGRKRTRARKQTKAALLKLAEGDYLQVEKLLTRNADHAEQPVVNYLLAAEAAQQRGDEFRTKQYLERAAEVADTDQLPVDITRVRIQLARNEDHAARHGVDKLLEVAPRHPEVLRLAEQAFLRTHAYSALLDILPAMRKINLYPEERLLDLQQQAYIGLMNQAMADGGSEGLKSWWNNQSRKVRHEIPLQVAMAEHLIECDDHDTAQKIILDGLKRQYDERLILLMPRLKAGNPEQLEKVLHQYIKQQGATPLLSSTLGQLLMKHGEWQQASDAFRTALELRPDAYDYAWRADALDRLRLPDEAAQMRREGLLLTLQQPAD from the coding sequence ATGCTAAAAGTCTTATTGTTGTTCCTGATCCTGATCGCAGGCGTCGTAGTCGGCCCAATGATCGCAGGCCATCAGGGCTATGTCCTGATCCAAACGGATAACTACGACATTCAAACCAGCGTGACCGGTCTGGTCATCATGCTGGTCCTGTTCTTTCTCGCCTTTTTGGCGGTGGAATGGGTGCTCCGCCGGCTCTTTCGTACCGGATCCCGCACGCGCGGCTGGTTCCTCGGCCGCAAACGTACCCGCGCCAGAAAGCAGACCAAAGCCGCGCTGCTCAAGCTGGCCGAGGGAGATTATTTGCAGGTAGAGAAGCTGCTGACGCGCAATGCCGACCATGCCGAGCAACCCGTGGTGAACTATTTGCTGGCAGCCGAAGCCGCTCAGCAGCGCGGCGACGAATTCCGCACCAAGCAATATCTGGAGCGTGCCGCCGAGGTTGCAGATACCGACCAGCTTCCGGTGGATATTACGCGCGTGCGCATTCAGCTAGCGCGTAATGAAGATCATGCCGCGCGTCACGGCGTGGACAAACTGCTGGAGGTCGCGCCCCGCCACCCTGAGGTGCTGCGTTTAGCGGAGCAGGCTTTCCTGCGTACTCACGCCTATAGCGCGCTGCTGGATATTCTGCCTGCGATGCGCAAGATCAATCTGTACCCTGAAGAACGTTTGCTGGATCTACAGCAGCAGGCCTATATCGGTCTGATGAATCAGGCGATGGCGGATGGCGGCAGCGAAGGGCTGAAGTCGTGGTGGAATAATCAGAGCCGTAAAGTGCGCCATGAGATTCCGCTTCAGGTCGCGATGGCTGAGCATTTGATCGAGTGTGACGATCATGATACCGCTCAAAAGATCATTCTCGACGGCCTGAAACGTCAATATGACGAGCGGTTGATCCTGCTGATGCCACGCCTCAAAGCCGGAAACCCGGAACAGCTGGAAAAAGTGCTACACCAGTACATCAAGCAGCAGGGAGCAACGCCGCTGTTGAGCAGCACGTTAGGGCAATTGCTGATGAAACACGGCGAATGGCAGCAGGCCAGCGACGCCTTCCGCACTGCGCTGGAGCTCCGCCCGGACGCTTATGATTATGCCTGGCGCGCCGACGCTCTCGATCGGTTGCGTCTGCCGGATGAAGCCGCACAAATGCGGCGCGAAGGGCTACTGCTCACGCTACAGCAGCCTGCAGACTGA
- a CDS encoding GntR family transcriptional regulator, whose protein sequence is MNLTLNDKALALSPFEILINAIEKGELLPGERLQETRLAKQFGLSRTPIREALHRLEALGLVEPGPQRGLMIAQISYERLRQLFAVREGLERLAMELSVASASAEELELLQDMVAVEKTLTDSRQLHDHNRLFHRQIYRSTHNPYLNEMLENLRIHLSLLRGTTYESTERTEEARREHQAIVEALVRRDKDAAQDAACQHIRNGYRARLSMLNQQL, encoded by the coding sequence ATGAACTTAACACTTAACGATAAAGCGCTGGCGCTGTCGCCGTTCGAGATATTGATTAACGCGATAGAGAAAGGCGAGCTGTTGCCTGGCGAACGTTTACAGGAAACGCGGCTGGCGAAGCAGTTTGGACTAAGTCGCACGCCGATTCGTGAGGCGCTGCACCGTCTGGAGGCCTTGGGGTTGGTGGAACCGGGCCCACAGCGTGGACTGATGATCGCGCAGATCAGCTATGAGCGGCTGCGTCAGCTTTTCGCTGTGCGTGAAGGGTTAGAGCGGCTGGCGATGGAGCTTTCTGTAGCTTCTGCGTCGGCAGAAGAACTGGAACTGCTGCAGGATATGGTCGCCGTGGAGAAGACACTCACTGACAGCAGGCAACTGCACGATCATAATCGGCTTTTTCATCGTCAGATTTATCGGTCGACCCATAATCCGTATCTGAACGAGATGCTGGAGAACCTGCGTATTCATCTGTCGCTACTGCGCGGAACCACCTATGAATCGACGGAACGTACCGAAGAAGCGCGGCGTGAACATCAGGCCATTGTGGAAGCGCTGGTGCGGCGTGATAAGGATGCGGCACAAGATGCAGCCTGCCAGCATATTCGTAATGGCTATCGTGCCCGACTAAGCATGTTAAATCAGCAGCTTTGA
- the hemX gene encoding uroporphyrinogen-III C-methyltransferase produces the protein MTEHNTPTAPSDEVAERVEPAHQQQDPTPQPKRSGAVLGAIAIVIALAIGAGLYYHGHQQAQKETATLQRLEAQLNALQQQHKQEQQQWQDAQQQQSKAQDTAAQRLEALTRQSDELRDKLAALSSHDTNTWLIAQADFLVKLAGRKLWSDKDVTTAGALLKSADASLAEMNDPSLIEIRRALTSDIGALAGVSQVDFDGIILKVNQLTDQLDNLQLADNNTDEAPMDANSTELSASLSEWRQNLSKSWHNFMADFITIRRRDSAAEPLLAPNQDVYLRENIRSRLLVAAQAIPRHQNEVYKQSLETAATWVRAYFDTTDPTTQAFLDQLDALSQQSVSLDVPMELQSQALLEKLMQTRVRNLLAQAPATQQGE, from the coding sequence ATGACGGAACACAATACCCCCACAGCTCCATCCGACGAGGTTGCTGAACGGGTTGAACCCGCGCATCAGCAGCAGGATCCCACTCCGCAGCCCAAACGCAGTGGTGCCGTGCTGGGGGCAATCGCGATTGTCATTGCGCTGGCGATAGGTGCGGGGCTGTATTACCACGGGCACCAGCAGGCGCAGAAAGAAACTGCCACGCTTCAACGTCTGGAAGCACAGTTAAATGCCTTGCAGCAGCAGCACAAGCAGGAACAACAGCAGTGGCAGGACGCTCAGCAGCAGCAAAGCAAAGCGCAGGACACGGCCGCACAGCGTCTTGAGGCGCTAACGCGTCAGTCAGATGAACTGCGCGATAAGCTGGCGGCACTTTCCAGCCATGACACCAATACCTGGCTGATCGCCCAGGCAGACTTTCTGGTAAAACTGGCAGGACGTAAGCTGTGGAGCGACAAAGACGTCACCACCGCAGGCGCGTTGCTGAAAAGCGCGGACGCGAGTCTGGCGGAAATGAACGATCCCAGCCTGATAGAAATCCGTCGCGCGCTGACCAGCGACATCGGTGCGCTGGCAGGCGTGAGCCAGGTGGATTTTGACGGCATTATCCTGAAAGTGAATCAGCTCACCGACCAGTTGGACAACTTGCAGCTCGCCGATAACAACACCGATGAAGCACCGATGGACGCCAACAGCACCGAGCTTTCCGCCTCCTTGAGCGAATGGCGACAAAATCTAAGCAAGAGCTGGCACAATTTCATGGCGGATTTTATCACCATCCGTCGCCGCGACAGCGCTGCCGAACCGCTGCTGGCACCGAATCAGGATGTGTACCTGCGTGAGAATATCCGTTCACGTCTGCTGGTTGCCGCCCAGGCCATTCCTCGTCACCAGAATGAAGTGTACAAACAGTCTCTGGAAACGGCTGCAACCTGGGTTCGCGCCTACTTCGATACTACCGACCCCACAACGCAGGCCTTTTTGGATCAGCTCGATGCCTTAAGCCAACAGTCAGTTTCACTGGATGTCCCAATGGAGCTACAAAGTCAGGCGTTGTTGGAAAAACTGATGCAAACGCGCGTTCGTAACCTGCTGGCTCAGGCGCCAGCCACGCAGCAGGGGGAATGA
- a CDS encoding sulfite exporter TauE/SafE family protein, which translates to MLDLVPPDISPLFAGILIFCSFLTSALTAALGLGGGVTLLAIMGLGMPVSSLLPVHGIVQLGSNLSRSLIQRLYIVWPLALWFFIGSVIGIAVGAPIAVWIPDNVAKIALALFILWSVFRKRTAPKPVNRLFFILGGALTSLGTMIVGATGPMVAGLISSQGLTKQPLIATHALCMVLQHGLKILAFGLMGFAYHDWLPMLAAMIISGVLGTWLGTRLLDNLPEKLFRTTFRLTMLILSTQLIWQGVQGLLVH; encoded by the coding sequence ATGCTAGATCTTGTTCCACCCGATATCTCACCGCTCTTTGCCGGTATCCTGATTTTTTGCAGTTTCCTGACATCGGCGCTAACGGCAGCGCTGGGCTTGGGCGGCGGCGTCACCTTGCTTGCCATCATGGGACTGGGTATGCCAGTCAGCAGCCTGCTGCCAGTGCACGGCATTGTCCAGCTAGGCTCCAACCTCAGCCGTAGCCTGATCCAACGTTTGTATATCGTCTGGCCGCTGGCGCTGTGGTTTTTTATCGGCAGCGTCATTGGCATCGCAGTGGGTGCCCCTATTGCAGTCTGGATCCCAGACAACGTGGCAAAAATCGCGCTGGCTCTTTTCATTCTGTGGTCAGTTTTTCGTAAACGTACCGCACCAAAACCGGTTAACCGGCTGTTCTTCATTTTGGGCGGCGCGCTCACCAGTCTCGGCACCATGATCGTCGGCGCAACAGGCCCGATGGTCGCAGGGCTTATCAGTTCTCAAGGGCTGACCAAACAGCCGCTGATCGCCACTCATGCGCTCTGCATGGTATTACAGCACGGCTTGAAGATTCTGGCATTCGGGCTGATGGGGTTTGCCTATCACGACTGGCTGCCGATGCTGGCGGCGATGATTATCAGCGGCGTATTGGGTACCTGGCTGGGTACGCGCCTACTGGATAATCTGCCCGAAAAACTCTTCCGTACGACCTTTCGCCTCACCATGTTAATTCTCAGTACCCAGCTCATTTGGCAAGGCGTACAAGGCCTGCTCGTTCACTAA
- a CDS encoding MmgE/PrpD family protein, with protein MSAIPTFPRSDALSQFIHTAHTITIPDAVWHEAKRALIDYLGVAIGAVEDNAASAVQRVAQRWQAQGNAQIILGAKTTPALAALINGTLSHAADYDDTHPAGAGHPSGPCWSTALAMAQHYGADERTTLIAFITGFEVMARLGGGWVPGVGRSLQRRGFHPTSIVGRAGAAAVAASILRLEPNAIANALGAAATMMGGLQKSSGTHGKPFHAGKAAMDGITAAELADEGFIAAHHFYETDGWVKTFVQDGSAVIPPLDFGESWELLGNGYKLYASCRGTHASIETALKLYPQLKGRAIARIHAKVHPMGMVNAGIANPKNPLESKFSIPHCIALALSGYRLTDTDFTQQTVDDPTPRQLLPRLQIDTVEGQSASSAFIDIELEDGEILHAETDVYRGHPQNPLTDAELRAKFDALTLPVLGEARSDQLYQAAFHFEQPGSLATLTELLAG; from the coding sequence ATGTCTGCCATCCCGACGTTTCCCCGCAGCGACGCACTCAGCCAGTTCATTCACACCGCCCACACCATTACGATACCCGATGCCGTATGGCACGAAGCCAAGCGAGCGCTCATTGACTATCTGGGCGTCGCCATTGGCGCGGTTGAAGACAACGCAGCCAGCGCGGTTCAACGCGTGGCACAACGCTGGCAGGCTCAAGGGAATGCACAAATCATTCTCGGTGCGAAAACCACGCCAGCGCTGGCGGCCCTGATCAACGGCACGCTTTCTCATGCGGCTGATTATGATGATACGCATCCGGCTGGTGCGGGGCACCCCAGCGGCCCCTGCTGGTCTACCGCACTGGCAATGGCACAGCACTACGGGGCGGACGAGCGCACGACGCTTATCGCTTTCATCACCGGCTTTGAAGTCATGGCCAGACTGGGTGGCGGCTGGGTGCCCGGCGTGGGCCGCAGCCTGCAACGCCGGGGCTTTCATCCGACGTCGATTGTCGGGCGCGCGGGAGCTGCTGCCGTTGCCGCTTCTATCCTACGCCTTGAACCCAACGCGATTGCCAATGCGTTGGGTGCAGCTGCGACCATGATGGGGGGATTACAGAAATCATCCGGTACGCACGGCAAACCGTTTCATGCTGGTAAAGCGGCAATGGACGGCATCACAGCAGCAGAACTGGCTGATGAGGGCTTCATTGCCGCCCATCACTTTTATGAAACCGATGGCTGGGTGAAAACATTCGTGCAGGACGGTAGTGCCGTTATCCCGCCGCTCGATTTTGGCGAGAGCTGGGAGCTACTGGGTAACGGCTACAAGCTGTATGCCAGCTGTCGGGGAACGCATGCATCAATCGAAACCGCACTTAAGCTCTACCCGCAGTTGAAAGGACGTGCCATCGCCCGTATTCATGCCAAAGTCCATCCGATGGGGATGGTGAATGCTGGGATCGCCAACCCAAAAAACCCGCTGGAGAGCAAATTCAGCATCCCACACTGTATTGCACTGGCACTGAGCGGCTACCGCCTCACCGATACGGACTTTACGCAGCAGACCGTTGACGATCCGACACCGCGCCAGCTACTACCGCGCCTACAGATTGACACGGTCGAGGGGCAATCGGCCAGCTCCGCGTTTATTGATATCGAACTGGAAGACGGCGAAATATTGCATGCGGAAACCGATGTTTATCGCGGCCATCCGCAAAACCCACTGACCGACGCCGAACTGCGCGCCAAATTTGACGCGCTAACCCTCCCCGTATTGGGGGAAGCCCGTAGCGATCAACTTTATCAGGCGGCTTTCCACTTTGAGCAGCCGGGTTCGCTCGCGACGCTCACCGAGCTGCTGGCGGGCTAA